One genomic region from Candidatus Schekmanbacteria bacterium encodes:
- a CDS encoding Hsp20/alpha crystallin family protein: MLNSDFLFSEYQNKRGGEKMKLVHYHPQGSDKRLGKWLRDYTPLFKEYFDDFFDEWDDRFSCRMNVYETADSWEYFVELPGVKEEDLKVTFEDKHIKVSGTKSFEDGFGEITRYHRREIGEGYFERWLHLHDGADIENIKAKLKNGVLRVSVPKLELAKVKMIEVEAEA, from the coding sequence GTGCTTAATTCTGATTTTCTTTTTTCAGAGTATCAGAATAAAAGAGGAGGAGAAAAAATGAAGCTTGTACATTATCACCCTCAGGGTTCAGATAAAAGATTAGGTAAATGGTTGAGAGATTACACCCCGCTTTTTAAAGAATATTTTGATGACTTTTTTGATGAGTGGGATGACCGTTTCTCATGCAGAATGAATGTTTATGAAACTGCAGATAGCTGGGAGTACTTTGTGGAACTTCCGGGAGTAAAAGAAGAAGACCTCAAAGTAACATTTGAGGACAAGCATATCAAGGTTTCGGGAACTAAAAGCTTTGAAGATGGATTTGGAGAAATAACAAGGTATCACAGAAGAGAAATCGGTGAAGGTTATTTTGAGAGATGGCTGCACCTTCATGATGGAGCAGATATTGAAAATATCAAGGCAAAACTAAAAAATGGAGTGTTAAGGGTTTCAGTTCCAAAACTTGAGCTTGCAAAGGTTAAGATGATTGAAGTGGAGGCAGAAGCATAA